A window of Rhizobium acidisoli contains these coding sequences:
- a CDS encoding alpha/beta fold hydrolase produces MRATAIGLLTFFSMFLTVTGAQSGERWAELPAFPAMPVPKTSGMAEVNDIKMYYAEYGEGEPMLFIHGGLGNADVWGHQIAEFSKDHLVIVADSRGHGRSTRSQKPFGYDLMTSDFAALLDHLKIGKVTLVGWSDGGIIGIDMAMNHPEKLTRVIAQAANVTTDGVKPDVMSNKTFNDYINVAGEQYRKLSPTPSEYDAFVTQISEMWATQPAWTAADLGKITVPVTLAIGDHDEAVKLDHTEMMAKEIPGAKLVILKEASHFAMLQDPAGYNAMIREAMAGR; encoded by the coding sequence ATGCGCGCAACCGCGATCGGCCTGCTGACGTTCTTTTCGATGTTTCTCACCGTTACCGGTGCCCAATCCGGCGAGCGCTGGGCAGAGCTTCCGGCTTTTCCGGCGATGCCCGTGCCGAAGACCAGCGGCATGGCTGAAGTGAACGACATCAAGATGTATTACGCCGAATACGGTGAAGGCGAGCCGATGCTCTTCATCCATGGCGGGCTTGGCAATGCCGATGTCTGGGGTCACCAGATCGCCGAATTCTCCAAAGACCACCTGGTCATCGTTGCCGACAGCCGCGGGCATGGACGCTCGACGCGCAGCCAAAAGCCCTTCGGCTACGACCTGATGACATCGGATTTTGCAGCCCTCCTCGACCATCTGAAGATCGGCAAGGTGACGCTGGTGGGATGGTCGGACGGCGGCATCATCGGCATCGACATGGCGATGAACCATCCGGAAAAGCTGACGCGCGTCATTGCCCAGGCGGCCAACGTCACGACCGACGGCGTCAAGCCTGACGTCATGAGCAACAAGACCTTCAACGACTATATCAACGTCGCCGGCGAACAATACCGAAAGCTGTCGCCGACGCCGAGCGAGTACGACGCCTTCGTCACCCAGATCTCCGAGATGTGGGCGACCCAGCCGGCCTGGACGGCAGCGGATCTCGGAAAGATCACGGTGCCGGTCACGCTCGCCATCGGCGATCACGATGAAGCCGTGAAGCTCGACCATACAGAGATGATGGCGAAAGAAATTCCGGGCGCAAAGCTGGTGATCCTGAAAGAGGCCAGCCATTTCGCCATGCTGCAGGATCCCGCGGGTTACAATGCGATGATCCGGGAGGCGATGGCGGGCCGCTGA
- the truB gene encoding tRNA pseudouridine(55) synthase TruB — MSKPRKPKGRPISGWLILDKPVDFGSTEAVSKIKWLYKAQKAGHAGTLDPLASGMLPIALGDATKTVPYVMDGRKIYEFTVSWGEERATDDLEGEVTASSDSRPSEQQIRDILPGYIGTISQVPPQFSAIKISGERAYDLAREGETVEIPSREVDIFRLTLLACPDANSAHFEVECGKGTYVRALARDFGRELGCYGHVSGLRRTFVAPFAEEAMVPLADLVALEAIEDMDERLAALDALLIDTCEALSALPHLVINDDQAHRLKMGNPILVRGRDAPIAESEAYATARGRLIAIGEIGQGEFRPKRVFA; from the coding sequence ATGTCCAAACCACGCAAACCCAAAGGCCGGCCGATTTCCGGCTGGCTGATCCTCGACAAGCCGGTGGATTTCGGCTCGACGGAAGCCGTTTCCAAGATCAAATGGCTCTACAAGGCGCAGAAGGCCGGTCATGCCGGCACGCTCGATCCGCTCGCCTCCGGCATGCTGCCGATTGCGCTCGGCGATGCAACGAAGACCGTTCCCTATGTGATGGACGGCCGCAAGATCTATGAATTCACCGTCAGCTGGGGCGAAGAGCGGGCGACGGACGATCTCGAAGGCGAAGTGACCGCAAGCTCTGACAGCCGTCCCAGCGAACAGCAGATCCGCGATATCCTGCCCGGCTATATCGGCACCATCAGCCAGGTGCCGCCGCAGTTTTCGGCGATCAAAATATCGGGTGAACGCGCCTATGATCTGGCGCGCGAAGGCGAAACCGTCGAAATCCCTTCGCGCGAAGTCGATATCTTCCGGCTGACCCTGCTCGCCTGCCCGGATGCCAATAGCGCGCATTTCGAAGTGGAATGCGGCAAGGGCACCTATGTCCGGGCGCTCGCCCGCGATTTCGGCCGCGAGCTCGGCTGTTACGGCCACGTATCGGGTCTCAGGCGCACCTTTGTCGCGCCCTTCGCGGAAGAGGCGATGGTGCCGCTCGCAGACCTCGTGGCGCTGGAGGCGATCGAGGACATGGACGAGCGGCTTGCCGCCCTCGACGCGCTGCTGATCGACACTTGCGAGGCGCTATCGGCCCTGCCCCATCTCGTCATCAACGACGACCAGGCGCACCGGCTGAAGATGGGCAACCCGATCCTCGTGCGCGGCCGCGATGCGCCGATTGCCGAAAGCGAAGCCTATGCGACGGCCCGCGGCAGGCTGATCGCGATCGGTGAGATCGGCCAGGGCGAGTTTCGCCCGAAGCGGGTTTTTGCCTGA
- the rbfA gene encoding 30S ribosome-binding factor RbfA, whose protein sequence is MTRATSSAPSQRMLRVGEQVRAAITQVLQRGEVRDDVIEATVISISEVRMSPDLKIATAYVTPLGVSDHSVVIEALNRHAKYIRGRLGQQLRQMKYMPEVRFRDDTSFDNYKKIDELLRSPEVSRDLDGDNDEQ, encoded by the coding sequence ATGACCAGAGCAACTTCTTCCGCGCCTTCGCAGCGCATGCTGCGCGTTGGCGAACAGGTCCGCGCCGCGATCACCCAGGTACTGCAGCGCGGCGAAGTGCGCGACGACGTCATCGAGGCGACGGTGATCTCGATCTCGGAAGTGCGCATGTCGCCCGACCTGAAGATCGCCACCGCCTATGTGACGCCGCTCGGCGTTTCCGACCACAGCGTCGTCATCGAGGCGTTGAACCGTCATGCGAAGTATATCCGCGGCAGGCTCGGGCAGCAGCTTCGGCAGATGAAATACATGCCGGAAGTGCGCTTCCGCGACGATACCAGCTTCGACAACTACAAGAAAATCGACGAGCTGCTGCGTTCGCCCGAGGTGAGCCGCGACCTCGACGGCGATAACGACGAACAATAA
- the infB gene encoding translation initiation factor IF-2: protein MTDSNDDKTISVTGKKTLSLKPSGMSQGTVRQDMGRGRTKAVVVETRKRRPMRPEDEKPITPAAPVAPVRAAEPAPAPVQARPQQPTPAPRIQQGNNNSQTNQRPQQSHQSPRQNDRPRPVVLNHLSPEEMDARRRALADAQARDAQDAIRRAEDEKRRAAEEVVRRAAEAEEAARRAAEEAIRQAEAPAVVAEPAAAAAAPAEARADAPQQPASSAPAARRPDAAGAPAAARPAAGAAVPGAVRGRRDEKEEEDRGAARGGPVRGRVVRPEPAKPVTTRPKTDEERRRGKLTISTANVDGDDNARGRSLSAMRRRQEKFRRGQMQETREKISREVVLPETITIQELSQRMSERAVDVIKYLMKEGQMMKPGDVIDADLAELIASEFGHTVRRVSESDVELGIFNVSDEDGELVSRPPVVTIMGHVDHGKTSLLDAIRHANVVSGEAGGITQHIGAYQVEQSGQKITFIDTPGHAAFTAMRARGAQATDIAILVVAADDSVMPQTIESINHAKAAGVPIIVAINKVDKHEADPQKVRNQLLQHEVFVESMGGEVLDVEVSAKTGKNLDKLLEAILLQAEILDLKANPNRTAEGTVIEAQLDRGRGSVATVLVQKGTLRPGQIIVAGDVWGRVRALVTDKGDHVKEAGPATPVEVLGLSGTPQAGDKFAVVESESRAREISEYRQRLARDKAAARQSGQRGSLEQMMMQRQSAGIKEFPLVIKGDVQGSIEAIAGALEKLGTDEVRARIVHSGAGGITESDISLAEASNAAIIGFNVRANTQARQFAEREGIEIRYYNIIYDLVDDVKAAMSGLLSPERRETFIGNAEILEVFNITKVGKVAGCRVVEGKVERGAGVRLIRNDVVVHEGKLKTLKRFKDEVSEVPMGQECGMAFENYEDMRAGDVIECFRVEHITRTL, encoded by the coding sequence ATGACCGATAGTAACGACGACAAGACAATCAGCGTGACGGGCAAAAAGACGCTTTCCCTGAAACCATCGGGGATGAGCCAGGGCACCGTTCGCCAGGATATGGGTCGAGGTCGCACCAAGGCGGTTGTCGTCGAGACCCGCAAGCGGCGCCCGATGCGCCCGGAAGACGAAAAGCCGATCACACCTGCCGCTCCGGTGGCCCCTGTGCGTGCTGCCGAACCGGCGCCCGCGCCTGTGCAGGCGCGCCCGCAGCAGCCGACGCCGGCACCGCGGATCCAGCAGGGCAACAACAACAGCCAGACGAACCAACGTCCGCAGCAGTCTCACCAGTCGCCGCGCCAGAACGATCGTCCGCGTCCGGTGGTGCTGAACCATCTGTCGCCTGAGGAAATGGACGCCCGCCGCCGTGCGCTTGCCGACGCTCAGGCGCGTGACGCCCAGGATGCGATCCGCCGCGCCGAGGACGAAAAGCGCCGTGCCGCCGAAGAGGTTGTCCGTAGGGCGGCCGAAGCGGAAGAAGCTGCCCGCAGGGCCGCTGAAGAGGCCATCCGCCAGGCTGAGGCGCCCGCCGTGGTTGCTGAACCTGCTGCCGCAGCAGCGGCTCCGGCCGAAGCACGCGCCGACGCCCCGCAGCAGCCGGCATCGTCGGCACCTGCCGCGCGCCGGCCCGATGCGGCTGGAGCACCGGCTGCTGCCCGTCCGGCAGCGGGCGCTGCTGTTCCCGGCGCCGTTCGCGGCCGCCGCGACGAAAAGGAAGAAGAAGATCGGGGTGCCGCGCGCGGCGGTCCGGTCCGTGGCCGTGTCGTTCGCCCGGAACCGGCAAAGCCGGTCACCACGCGTCCGAAGACGGATGAAGAGCGCCGTCGCGGCAAGCTGACGATCTCTACTGCCAACGTCGACGGCGACGACAATGCCCGCGGGCGTTCGCTCTCGGCCATGCGCCGCCGGCAGGAGAAATTCCGCCGCGGTCAGATGCAGGAAACCCGCGAGAAGATCTCCCGCGAGGTGGTTCTGCCGGAGACCATCACCATTCAGGAACTGTCGCAGCGCATGTCCGAACGCGCCGTCGACGTCATCAAGTACCTGATGAAGGAAGGCCAGATGATGAAGCCAGGCGACGTCATCGACGCCGACCTTGCCGAACTCATCGCCAGCGAATTCGGCCACACGGTCCGGCGCGTGTCGGAATCCGACGTCGAACTCGGCATCTTCAACGTCTCCGACGAGGATGGCGAACTGGTTTCGCGCCCGCCCGTCGTCACCATCATGGGCCATGTCGACCACGGCAAGACCTCGCTGCTCGACGCCATCCGCCATGCCAACGTGGTCTCCGGCGAAGCCGGCGGCATCACGCAGCATATCGGCGCCTATCAGGTGGAGCAGAGCGGCCAGAAGATCACCTTCATCGACACCCCCGGCCACGCCGCCTTCACGGCCATGCGTGCCCGCGGCGCCCAGGCGACCGACATCGCGATCCTGGTCGTTGCAGCCGACGACAGTGTGATGCCGCAGACGATCGAATCGATCAACCACGCCAAGGCGGCCGGTGTTCCGATCATCGTTGCGATCAACAAGGTCGACAAACACGAGGCCGATCCGCAGAAGGTCCGCAACCAGCTGCTGCAGCACGAAGTCTTCGTGGAATCCATGGGCGGTGAAGTGCTCGACGTCGAAGTTTCGGCCAAAACCGGCAAGAACCTCGACAAGCTGCTCGAGGCGATCCTGCTGCAGGCGGAAATTCTCGATCTCAAGGCCAACCCGAACCGGACTGCCGAAGGCACCGTCATCGAAGCCCAGCTCGATCGTGGCCGCGGTTCGGTCGCGACCGTGCTCGTCCAGAAGGGCACGCTGCGTCCGGGCCAGATCATCGTCGCCGGCGACGTCTGGGGCCGCGTGCGCGCCCTCGTCACCGACAAGGGCGACCATGTGAAGGAAGCCGGTCCCGCGACCCCGGTCGAGGTTCTCGGACTTTCCGGCACGCCACAGGCGGGCGACAAGTTCGCCGTCGTCGAAAGCGAAAGCCGCGCCCGCGAGATCTCCGAATATCGTCAGCGTCTGGCCCGTGACAAGGCAGCTGCCCGCCAGTCGGGACAGCGCGGTTCGCTGGAACAGATGATGATGCAGCGCCAGAGCGCCGGCATCAAGGAGTTCCCGCTGGTTATCAAGGGTGACGTACAGGGCTCGATCGAAGCGATTGCCGGCGCACTGGAAAAGCTCGGCACCGACGAGGTCCGCGCCCGTATCGTCCATTCGGGCGCCGGCGGCATCACCGAGTCGGATATCTCGCTCGCCGAAGCGTCGAACGCGGCCATCATCGGCTTCAACGTTCGTGCCAATACGCAGGCACGCCAGTTCGCCGAGCGCGAAGGCATCGAAATCCGCTACTACAACATCATCTACGACCTGGTGGATGACGTGAAGGCGGCAATGTCGGGCCTGCTCTCTCCGGAACGGCGCGAAACCTTCATCGGCAATGCCGAAATCCTCGAGGTGTTCAACATCACCAAGGTTGGCAAGGTCGCAGGCTGCCGTGTCGTCGAAGGCAAGGTCGAACGTGGTGCGGGCGTCCGCCTCATCCGCAACGACGTCGTCGTTCACGAAGGCAAGCTCAAGACCCTCAAGCGCTTCAAGGACGAAGTGTCCGAAGTGCCGATGGGCCAGGAATGCGGCATGGCCTTCGAAAATTACGAGGATATGCGCGCCGGCGACGTCATCGAGTGCTTCCGCGTCGAACATATCACGCGCACGCTCTAA
- a CDS encoding RNA-binding protein: MMTAHEPDALPDEDDDLAGYDVNGRMCIVTRESGSPEELIRFVAAPDGTIVADLKRELPGRGCWVKIDRSLVDRAVAKKLFARALKMDVKAADDLGASVDRLLAAQLMQMMNMARKAGQFVSGSSKVDAAVRSGAALAVFHATDAADDGVRKIDQARKAWHLGMETEEEIPSFRLFSESEMEGLMGQNAFIHAAVLAGQAGEGVVKRAKMLEQYRIGGQSRAAAGDAGRQKQ, encoded by the coding sequence ATGATGACCGCGCATGAGCCGGACGCTCTCCCTGATGAGGACGACGATCTTGCAGGTTATGACGTGAACGGACGCATGTGCATCGTGACGCGCGAAAGCGGATCGCCGGAAGAGCTGATCCGCTTCGTTGCCGCTCCCGATGGAACGATTGTCGCCGACCTGAAGCGCGAGCTTCCGGGACGCGGATGCTGGGTGAAGATCGACCGGTCGCTGGTCGACAGGGCAGTGGCGAAGAAACTCTTTGCCCGCGCGCTGAAAATGGATGTGAAGGCGGCGGACGATCTCGGCGCGAGCGTCGATCGGCTGCTCGCGGCGCAATTGATGCAGATGATGAACATGGCGCGGAAAGCCGGCCAGTTCGTCAGCGGATCCTCGAAAGTGGATGCCGCAGTCAGAAGCGGGGCAGCCCTTGCGGTGTTCCATGCGACTGATGCAGCGGACGACGGCGTCCGGAAAATCGACCAGGCCCGCAAGGCCTGGCACCTCGGAATGGAGACCGAGGAGGAGATACCTTCCTTCCGTCTCTTCTCGGAGAGCGAAATGGAAGGCCTGATGGGCCAGAATGCTTTTATCCATGCCGCAGTGCTTGCAGGGCAGGCGGGTGAGGGTGTAGTGAAGCGCGCAAAGATGCTCGAACAGTACCGTATTGGCGGTCAGTCCCGGGCAGCAGCGGGCGACGCTGGCCGGCAAAAACAATGA
- the nusA gene encoding transcription termination factor NusA, which translates to MAVSANRLELLQIADAVAREKVIDREIVLAAMADAIQKAARSRYGTESNIRADINPKTGEIRLQRLLEVVDKAEDYSTQIPLELARDRNPDAALGDFIADPLPPMDFGRIAAQSAKQVIVQKVREAERDRQFDEFKDRVGEIVNGTVKRVEYGNVIVDLGRGEGIIRRDEMIPRENVRYGDRVRAYVYDVRREQRGPQIFLSRTHPQFMVKLFTMEVPEIYDGIIQVKSVARDPGSRAKIAVISNDSSIDPVGACVGMRGSRVQAVVGELQGEKIDIIPWSQDPATFVVNALQPAEVAKVVLDEDAERIEVVVPDEQLSLAIGRRGQNVRLASQLTGWDIDIMTEAEESERRQKEFNERTNLFMDSLDVDEMVGQVLASEGFAAVEELAYVDLDEISSIDGFDEETAQEIQQRAREFLERLEAEMDEKRKALGVQDELREINGITAQMMVALGEDGIKSIEDFAGCAADDLVGWSERKNGETKKFEGLFSKFDVSRVEAEQMIVQARLSAGWITEEDLAKGTEEEVTEAEAEQEV; encoded by the coding sequence ATGGCAGTCAGTGCGAACCGGCTCGAACTTCTGCAGATCGCAGATGCAGTGGCGCGCGAAAAGGTCATCGACCGCGAGATCGTGCTGGCCGCAATGGCCGACGCCATCCAGAAGGCGGCACGCTCCCGTTACGGCACCGAGTCCAACATCCGGGCCGACATCAATCCGAAGACCGGCGAAATCCGTCTGCAGCGCCTGCTCGAAGTCGTCGACAAGGCCGAGGATTATTCGACGCAGATCCCGCTGGAGCTTGCCCGCGACCGCAACCCGGACGCCGCCCTCGGCGATTTCATCGCCGATCCACTGCCGCCGATGGATTTCGGCCGTATCGCCGCACAGTCCGCCAAGCAGGTGATCGTGCAGAAGGTGCGTGAAGCCGAGCGCGACCGCCAGTTCGACGAATTCAAGGATCGCGTCGGCGAAATCGTCAACGGCACGGTCAAGCGCGTCGAATACGGCAACGTCATCGTCGATCTCGGCCGTGGCGAAGGCATCATCCGCCGCGACGAAATGATCCCGCGCGAAAATGTCCGTTATGGTGATCGCGTCCGCGCTTATGTCTACGATGTCCGTCGCGAACAGCGCGGCCCGCAGATCTTCCTGTCGCGCACGCATCCGCAGTTCATGGTGAAGCTGTTCACCATGGAAGTGCCTGAAATCTACGACGGCATCATCCAGGTGAAGTCGGTCGCCCGCGACCCGGGCTCGCGCGCCAAGATCGCCGTGATCTCGAACGACAGTTCGATCGATCCGGTCGGCGCCTGCGTCGGTATGCGCGGTTCGCGCGTTCAGGCCGTCGTCGGCGAGCTTCAGGGTGAGAAGATCGACATCATTCCGTGGAGCCAGGACCCGGCGACCTTCGTCGTCAACGCCCTGCAGCCGGCCGAAGTCGCCAAGGTCGTTCTTGACGAGGACGCCGAGCGTATCGAAGTCGTCGTTCCCGACGAACAGCTGTCGCTTGCGATCGGCCGCCGCGGCCAGAACGTCCGCCTCGCCTCGCAGCTGACCGGCTGGGACATCGACATCATGACGGAGGCCGAGGAATCGGAACGCCGCCAGAAGGAATTCAACGAGCGCACCAACCTGTTCATGGATTCGCTCGACGTCGATGAAATGGTCGGCCAGGTTCTGGCCTCTGAAGGCTTTGCCGCGGTCGAAGAACTGGCCTATGTCGATCTCGACGAAATCTCCTCGATCGACGGTTTCGACGAAGAGACGGCGCAGGAAATCCAGCAGCGTGCCCGCGAATTCCTCGAGCGTCTCGAAGCCGAGATGGACGAGAAGCGCAAGGCGCTCGGCGTTCAGGACGAGCTGCGCGAAATCAACGGCATCACCGCCCAGATGATGGTGGCACTCGGCGAAGACGGCATTAAGTCGATCGAGGACTTTGCCGGTTGTGCCGCCGACGACCTCGTCGGCTGGTCGGAACGCAAGAACGGCGAAACGAAGAAGTTCGAAGGCCTGTTCTCGAAGTTCGACGTCTCGCGCGTCGAAGCCGAACAGATGATCGTCCAGGCCCGCCTTTCGGCCGGCTGGATCACCGAAGAGGACCTGGCTAAGGGGACCGAAGAAGAGGTCACCGAAGCCGAAGCCGAACAGGAAGTATGA
- the rimP gene encoding ribosome maturation factor RimP, whose amino-acid sequence MSDMTNAGNELEPRLITETGLDQRLADIIEPVLIGIGFRLIRVRMLNQNGVTMQVMAERNDGTMTVQDCEEVSMAISPVLDVEDPVDKEYHLEVSSPGIDRPMVRKSDFVRWQGHLVKCETSILIDNRKRFRGKIVEAGVDGFTLERDQVAYGEEQKVTIPFTALSDAKLILTDDLIRDALRADKLAKAQAANQNEADDQE is encoded by the coding sequence TTGTCGGACATGACAAACGCAGGCAACGAACTTGAGCCGCGGCTGATTACCGAAACCGGGCTCGACCAGCGTCTTGCCGATATCATTGAACCCGTCCTGATCGGCATCGGCTTCCGGCTTATCCGCGTCCGCATGCTGAACCAGAACGGCGTGACGATGCAGGTGATGGCCGAACGCAACGACGGGACGATGACGGTTCAGGACTGCGAAGAAGTCTCGATGGCGATTTCTCCTGTCCTCGATGTGGAAGATCCGGTCGATAAAGAGTATCATCTCGAAGTGTCTTCGCCCGGCATCGACCGTCCGATGGTGCGGAAATCCGATTTCGTCCGCTGGCAGGGCCACCTTGTGAAATGCGAGACGTCGATTTTGATCGACAATCGCAAGCGCTTCCGCGGCAAGATCGTCGAGGCAGGCGTCGATGGTTTCACGCTCGAGCGTGACCAGGTCGCTTACGGGGAAGAGCAGAAGGTCACCATTCCCTTCACGGCGCTTAGCGATGCGAAGCTCATTCTGACCGACGACCTGATCCGTGATGCGTTGCGCGCCGACAAGCTGGCGAAAGCCCAGGCCGCCAACCAGAACGAAGCGGACGACCAGGAATAA
- a CDS encoding MFS transporter translates to MIQAVGAAWMMTTITASEDMVALVQTSTALPIMLFSLISGALADNYDRRRVMLTAQCMMLTVSALLTIFALLGWITPWLLLFFTFLIGCGTALNNPSWQASVGDMVPRADLPGAVTLNSMGFNITRSVGPAIGGVIVAAAGAAAAFAVNTVSYLALIYALLRWRPSTPVSTLPREALGSAIFAGLRYVSMSPNLEKVLLRGLLFGIGASSILALLPVVALDLVGGGPLTYGFMLGAFGIGAIGGAVLNARLRQMLSSEMIIRLAFTGFALSAVIAAFSLSAVLTSAGLLISGACWVSALSLFNTIVQLSTPRWVVGRALSLYQTVTFGGIAGGSWLWGVAADRYGVADALLMSSVVMLLGIVIGLRFSMPAFASLNLDPLNRFTEPALSLDITPRSGPIVIQVDYEIGDEDLAEFMQLMGERRRIRIRDGARNWALMRDLENPGLWTETYHTPTWVEYIRHNQRRTQADAENTDRLRALHRGEGPLHVHRMIERQAIPPDTDVFHKAPIDLHH, encoded by the coding sequence CTGATCCAGGCGGTCGGTGCTGCCTGGATGATGACGACGATCACCGCCTCGGAGGACATGGTCGCGCTGGTGCAGACCTCGACGGCGCTGCCGATCATGCTGTTTTCGCTGATCTCGGGCGCTCTCGCCGACAATTACGACCGCCGCCGGGTGATGCTGACGGCCCAGTGCATGATGCTGACGGTCTCGGCTCTGCTGACGATCTTCGCCCTTCTCGGCTGGATCACACCCTGGCTGCTGCTCTTCTTCACCTTCCTGATTGGATGCGGCACTGCACTCAACAATCCCTCCTGGCAGGCCTCGGTCGGCGACATGGTGCCGCGCGCCGATCTGCCGGGCGCCGTCACGCTGAACAGCATGGGTTTCAACATTACCCGCAGCGTCGGCCCGGCAATCGGCGGTGTCATCGTCGCAGCAGCCGGCGCGGCGGCGGCCTTCGCGGTGAACACCGTGAGCTACCTCGCTTTGATCTATGCCCTGTTGCGCTGGCGCCCGAGTACGCCGGTCTCGACCCTGCCGCGCGAGGCGCTCGGCAGCGCCATCTTCGCCGGCCTGCGTTATGTCTCGATGTCGCCCAATCTCGAAAAGGTTCTCCTCCGGGGGCTGCTCTTCGGCATCGGCGCCAGCTCGATCCTGGCGCTGCTGCCGGTCGTGGCACTCGATCTCGTCGGCGGCGGCCCGCTGACCTATGGTTTCATGCTCGGCGCCTTCGGCATCGGCGCGATCGGCGGCGCGGTGTTGAATGCGCGGCTGCGCCAGATGCTGTCCAGCGAGATGATCATCCGCCTGGCCTTTACAGGCTTCGCGCTGAGCGCCGTCATCGCCGCCTTCAGCCTAAGCGCAGTGCTGACCTCGGCCGGGCTGCTCATCTCCGGCGCCTGCTGGGTCTCCGCACTGTCGCTCTTCAACACCATCGTCCAGCTGTCGACGCCGCGCTGGGTGGTTGGACGGGCGCTGTCGCTCTACCAGACCGTCACCTTCGGCGGCATCGCCGGCGGCAGTTGGCTCTGGGGTGTGGCCGCCGATCGCTACGGTGTCGCCGATGCGCTGCTGATGTCATCGGTCGTCATGCTGCTCGGCATCGTCATCGGCCTGCGCTTTTCCATGCCGGCCTTTGCCTCGCTCAATCTCGATCCGCTGAACCGCTTCACCGAGCCGGCTCTCAGCCTCGACATCACCCCCCGCAGCGGCCCGATCGTCATCCAGGTCGATTACGAGATCGGAGATGAAGACCTTGCCGAATTCATGCAGCTGATGGGCGAACGCCGCCGTATCCGCATCCGCGACGGCGCCCGCAACTGGGCGCTGATGCGCGATCTCGAAAATCCCGGGCTCTGGACGGAAACCTATCACACGCCGACCTGGGTTGAATATATAAGACACAACCAGCGGCGCACGCAGGCCGATGCTGAAAACACCGACAGACTTCGTGCGCTTCATCGCGGCGAAGGCCCGCTGCATGTCCACCGCATGATCGAACGCCAGGCCATTCCGCCCGATACCGACGTCTTCCACAAGGCGCCGATCGATCTGCATCATTGA
- a CDS encoding GNAT family N-acetyltransferase — protein MYNFRLARQSDLGAIVRLLADDDLGGTREIISEPVDARYLSAFAAIEADANQLLAVAIDASDRVVGCLQLSFIPGLSRTGMWRGQIESVRVASDLRGSGLGSAFIEWAIGQCAARGCGLVQLTSDKTRADSIRFYERLGFVASHEGLKRNL, from the coding sequence ATGTATAATTTCAGGCTTGCCCGCCAATCCGATCTTGGCGCCATCGTCCGGCTTCTGGCCGATGACGATCTCGGCGGCACCAGAGAGATCATCTCGGAGCCCGTCGACGCGCGTTATCTCTCGGCCTTTGCCGCGATCGAGGCGGATGCCAATCAGCTTCTGGCCGTTGCAATCGACGCTTCCGATCGGGTGGTCGGCTGTCTGCAACTGAGCTTCATTCCCGGCCTGTCGAGGACGGGCATGTGGCGCGGCCAGATCGAAAGCGTGCGCGTCGCGAGCGATCTTCGCGGCTCGGGCCTCGGCTCCGCATTCATCGAATGGGCGATTGGCCAATGCGCCGCGCGCGGCTGCGGCCTCGTGCAGCTGACATCGGACAAGACGCGGGCGGATTCGATCCGCTTCTACGAGAGGCTCGGCTTCGTCGCGAGCCACGAAGGGCTGAAGCGCAATCTCTGA